The following are encoded in a window of Chitinophaga sp. H8 genomic DNA:
- a CDS encoding tetratricopeptide repeat protein — translation MRSVFSIILMLTISFAASGRQKVYDFNGRCQQAYAAIMQLRLDAGRAFLEAEKKENPDNLIPYFLDNYADFFTLFFNEDPAEYAQKRKLRNERLNRMAEGPENSPYYLYTQAAIKFQWALVKVKHNEKWDAVWEVRKAYITLKDNQRQFPQFLPNNMLLGTMQTVFGTIPDGFKWITNILGLKGSIKDGMQNMQTVIDSNAPDARLFREEAYYYYCYLKLFIQNKPEELWQFLQRRQLDTKNNYLFALMVANLSLNNQKAAIGIKVLEEKNDSVQYANIQYYNYVFGLLKLSRMDDDAHVYLERFINEFKGKFYVKEALQRLSWYYYLENNMALANKYRNMILTQGNTETDADKQALKEAKGGRWPNPLLLRVRLESDGGFFNEALHLLLTKKAADFEHMEEKLEYAYRLGRIYDEMGQDDKAIPMYEVTVKVGANRPEYYAARAALQMGYIYEKRNNKAKAAECYQATLSMKGHDYKNSLDQRAKAGLQRLNGS, via the coding sequence ATGCGTAGTGTTTTTTCAATTATCCTAATGCTGACCATTTCTTTTGCCGCCTCCGGCAGGCAAAAGGTATATGATTTTAACGGCAGATGCCAACAGGCATATGCAGCGATCATGCAATTACGCCTGGATGCCGGCAGGGCATTCCTGGAAGCAGAAAAAAAAGAAAACCCCGACAACCTCATCCCTTATTTCCTGGATAACTATGCCGATTTCTTTACCCTTTTCTTTAATGAAGATCCGGCAGAATATGCGCAGAAAAGAAAACTGCGGAATGAAAGACTGAACCGCATGGCCGAAGGCCCGGAAAACTCTCCTTACTATCTCTACACCCAGGCAGCCATTAAATTTCAATGGGCGCTGGTAAAAGTAAAACATAACGAAAAGTGGGATGCCGTATGGGAAGTACGCAAGGCCTACATTACTTTAAAAGATAACCAACGCCAGTTTCCCCAGTTCTTACCCAATAACATGCTCCTGGGTACCATGCAAACTGTTTTTGGGACCATCCCCGATGGTTTTAAGTGGATCACCAATATACTTGGTCTTAAAGGCAGTATCAAAGACGGCATGCAAAACATGCAAACCGTGATAGACAGTAATGCGCCGGATGCCCGCCTGTTCAGGGAAGAAGCCTATTACTACTATTGTTACCTGAAATTATTTATCCAGAACAAGCCGGAAGAACTGTGGCAGTTCCTGCAACGCCGGCAGCTGGATACGAAAAACAACTATCTCTTTGCCCTGATGGTGGCCAACCTGTCGCTTAACAACCAGAAGGCAGCCATTGGTATCAAAGTATTGGAAGAAAAGAATGATAGTGTGCAATACGCCAATATACAGTACTACAACTATGTATTTGGGCTCCTGAAATTAAGCCGGATGGATGATGATGCCCATGTATACCTGGAAAGGTTTATCAATGAATTTAAAGGCAAGTTCTACGTGAAGGAAGCCCTGCAAAGGCTGAGCTGGTACTACTACCTGGAAAATAATATGGCATTGGCCAATAAATACCGGAACATGATCCTCACGCAGGGTAATACAGAAACGGATGCAGATAAGCAGGCGCTGAAAGAAGCCAAAGGCGGGCGTTGGCCTAACCCCTTATTACTGCGGGTACGGCTGGAGAGTGATGGGGGCTTTTTTAATGAAGCTCTGCACTTGCTGCTCACCAAAAAAGCCGCTGACTTTGAGCATATGGAAGAAAAGCTGGAATATGCTTACCGCCTGGGCCGTATCTATGATGAAATGGGGCAGGATGATAAAGCCATTCCCATGTATGAAGTAACGGTAAAGGTAGGAGCCAACAGGCCGGAATATTATGCTGCACGTGCTGCCCTGCAAATGGGCTATATTTATGAAAAAAGAAATAATAAGGCCAAAGCCGCCGAATGCTATCAAGCAACACTGAGCATGAAGGGGCATGATTATAAAAACTCTCTGGACCAGCGTGCTAAAGCAGGTCTTCAGCGGTTAAACGGCAGCTGA
- a CDS encoding RNA polymerase sigma-70 factor, whose protein sequence is MDKRINTASFSADNQAAFAHFFHTYYEQLHRYAFTIVKNNEEAEDIVQAVFAKLWEKWNDIDMQESARAYLYKWVHNRCLNNLRHERIRANYVVQATAANTESRTTAVENSVQEKELGKQIRDAIASLPAQCRLIFQKSRFEHKKYHEIADELSISPKTVEVQMGKALKVLRKKLLDITGKS, encoded by the coding sequence TTGGACAAACGAATAAATACAGCAAGCTTTTCAGCGGATAATCAGGCAGCATTTGCGCATTTTTTTCATACCTATTATGAACAATTGCACAGATATGCTTTTACGATTGTAAAAAATAATGAAGAAGCAGAAGATATTGTACAGGCCGTTTTTGCCAAGCTTTGGGAAAAATGGAATGATATCGATATGCAGGAGTCTGCCAGGGCCTATCTGTATAAATGGGTACACAACCGTTGTCTGAATAACTTACGGCACGAAAGAATCAGAGCAAATTATGTGGTGCAGGCCACCGCTGCCAACACAGAGAGCAGGACCACCGCTGTGGAAAATTCCGTTCAGGAAAAAGAGTTGGGGAAACAGATCCGGGACGCCATCGCCAGCCTGCCTGCCCAGTGCAGGCTGATATTTCAAAAAAGCCGCTTCGAGCATAAAAAGTATCATGAAATAGCAGATGAATTGAGTATCTCGCCTAAAACAGTGGAAGTTCAGATGGGAAAGGCATTAAAGGTGCTAAGGAAAAAACTATTGGATATTACCGGTAAGTCCTGA
- a CDS encoding carboxypeptidase M32 has protein sequence MMVIRKPTSELYNDYTTRMQQLADVRNAIAVLGWDQETYLPEKGAAFRGQQITTLSSIAHEMFAAAPLGEILQELHQRQDLTPVQQKNVALSLEDYEKNKRYPAAFVAALSQATNACYHAWIKARKANSYAVYEPLLATMVKLKQQEANILGHEGHPYNALLNEYEKGCTTTLLDTVFSEVKTALTPLLRAVTQQPAENRDFLFQHYDRNKQWEFGIGLLKAMGYDMAAGRQDVSEHPFTTSFNPQDVRVTTRIDEKDFTNMTWSCIHEGGHALYEQGLPATEYGLPCGEAISLGIHESQSRLWENNVGRSLAFWRHHYAPLQAIFPDNLGQVDIHRFYKAINHVQPSLIRTEADELTYHFHVMIRYEIEKGLIAGSITTKDLAATWNRYYQEYLQVTVPDDAQGVLQDIHWSHGSFGYFPTYSLGSFYAAQFFRTAQQQLPGLTEQIAAGNYQSLFQWLRTNIHEYGRFYTSNELCEKITGETLQFRYFLEYAQEKFLAGGQGY, from the coding sequence ATGATGGTAATACGCAAACCTACTTCGGAATTATACAACGACTATACTACCCGGATGCAACAGCTGGCCGATGTAAGAAATGCTATTGCCGTATTGGGATGGGACCAGGAAACGTACCTGCCTGAAAAGGGAGCAGCCTTCCGCGGGCAGCAAATCACCACCCTGAGCAGTATAGCCCATGAAATGTTTGCCGCTGCACCCCTGGGTGAAATTTTGCAGGAACTGCATCAGCGCCAGGACCTCACCCCGGTGCAGCAAAAAAACGTAGCCCTCTCCCTGGAAGATTATGAAAAGAACAAAAGATACCCCGCTGCCTTTGTAGCAGCGCTATCTCAGGCCACCAATGCCTGTTATCATGCCTGGATAAAGGCCCGCAAAGCCAACAGTTATGCAGTGTACGAACCCCTGCTGGCCACCATGGTAAAGCTCAAACAACAGGAAGCCAACATCCTGGGCCATGAAGGACATCCCTACAATGCGCTGCTAAACGAATATGAAAAAGGGTGTACCACTACCCTTCTGGATACTGTTTTCAGCGAAGTAAAAACGGCCTTAACCCCGTTATTGCGTGCCGTAACCCAACAACCGGCTGAAAACCGGGATTTCCTGTTCCAGCATTATGACCGCAATAAACAATGGGAGTTTGGGATCGGCCTGTTAAAAGCAATGGGCTATGATATGGCGGCAGGCAGACAGGATGTTTCTGAACATCCGTTTACCACCAGCTTTAATCCACAGGATGTGAGGGTCACTACCCGTATCGACGAAAAAGACTTTACCAATATGACGTGGAGCTGTATTCATGAGGGCGGACATGCCCTTTATGAGCAAGGACTTCCGGCTACCGAATACGGACTTCCCTGTGGAGAGGCTATCAGCCTGGGCATCCATGAGTCACAGTCGCGCCTGTGGGAAAATAATGTAGGTCGCAGCCTGGCTTTCTGGCGGCACCACTACGCTCCTTTACAGGCCATCTTCCCCGACAATCTCGGGCAGGTGGATATCCACCGTTTCTATAAAGCCATCAACCACGTACAGCCTTCTCTGATCCGCACAGAAGCGGATGAGCTGACTTATCATTTTCACGTGATGATACGTTATGAAATAGAGAAGGGCCTGATAGCAGGCAGTATCACTACCAAAGACCTGGCCGCAACCTGGAACCGGTACTACCAGGAATACCTGCAGGTAACGGTGCCGGATGATGCACAGGGCGTATTGCAGGATATTCATTGGTCGCACGGCAGCTTTGGCTACTTCCCCACTTATTCCCTGGGCAGTTTCTATGCCGCCCAGTTTTTCAGGACCGCACAACAGCAGCTCCCCGGACTTACGGAACAGATAGCTGCGGGCAATTACCAATCCTTATTCCAGTGGCTCAGGACCAACATTCACGAATATGGCCGTTTTTATACCTCCAATGAACTGTGTGAAAAGATAACAGGCGAAACCTTGCAGTTCCGTTATTTCCTGGAATATGCACAGGAAAAATTCCTGGCAGGCGGGCAAGGCTACTAA
- a CDS encoding zinc ribbon domain-containing protein: protein MATAKEYSVEEKLASVLKLQKIDSKLDGIQVLKGELPIEVKDLEDEIEGLNTRQSHIESELKSIQDFVANKKVAIKEAEALIKKYEKQQDNVKNNREFEAITKEMEMQALEIKLAEKHIKDANEEVKDKSRALEVAKKAVSDKETNLKHKKGELEKIIAETDKEEKQFRKQSEEARTKVEPRLLAAYEKIRTNYRNGLAVVTVSRDSCGGCFNAIPPQRQAEIRQHKKIIVCEHCGRILVDNDLEATVTI from the coding sequence ATGGCTACCGCAAAAGAATACTCCGTTGAAGAAAAATTAGCATCTGTACTCAAGTTACAGAAGATTGATTCAAAGCTGGATGGAATCCAGGTGTTGAAAGGGGAGTTGCCGATAGAAGTTAAAGACCTGGAAGATGAGATCGAAGGGTTAAACACCCGCCAGTCTCATATTGAGAGTGAACTTAAAAGCATCCAGGACTTCGTTGCCAACAAGAAAGTGGCCATCAAGGAAGCTGAAGCACTGATCAAGAAGTATGAAAAGCAACAGGACAACGTAAAGAACAACCGCGAGTTTGAAGCTATTACCAAGGAAATGGAAATGCAGGCGCTGGAAATTAAACTGGCAGAAAAGCATATCAAAGACGCGAATGAAGAAGTAAAGGATAAATCCCGTGCACTCGAAGTAGCTAAAAAAGCTGTTTCTGATAAAGAAACCAACCTGAAGCACAAGAAGGGGGAACTGGAAAAAATCATTGCGGAAACGGATAAGGAAGAAAAACAATTCCGTAAGCAGAGTGAAGAAGCCCGCACCAAGGTAGAACCACGCTTGCTGGCAGCCTATGAAAAGATCCGTACCAACTACCGTAACGGTCTGGCTGTGGTAACTGTTTCCCGTGACTCCTGCGGTGGTTGCTTTAATGCCATCCCTCCGCAACGCCAGGCTGAAATACGCCAGCACAAGAAAATTATCGTTTGCGAGCACTGTGGCCGTATCCTCGTGGATAACGACCTGGAAGCAACTGTAACTATTTAA
- a CDS encoding FecR family protein, which yields MKTTPDIIVNIEVLTRYLAGEATPEEAMAVDDWRMASAENTALFAQLSRAWEVAGENNYQQPDLTASWQQFLQQPVMTVPPLRKRTFSLYKIAAAAIFLIAALVAGVLLFRHPVARLPQQVVVHTAHQMDTTVLPDQTTVVLCPQTSISHPPVFNSAAREVTMNGKAFFEVTSQVQHPFRISLGDIILEVIGTTFEVNNTATDSLITVSVVTGAVKLYSKKDTLLVRAAQTGTYNKIRKQFESMEGVNLNALAYATRSFDFNNLTLQEVAGYLESAYQVKIHFQQAATGQCRLSAAFDQQSLTYILDIIAATMGITYTIAGNQVDISGNGCN from the coding sequence TTGAAAACAACACCAGACATCATCGTAAACATTGAAGTGCTGACCAGGTATCTGGCCGGGGAAGCTACGCCGGAGGAAGCGATGGCAGTAGACGATTGGCGGATGGCTTCAGCCGAAAATACCGCACTTTTTGCCCAGCTTTCCAGAGCATGGGAGGTGGCAGGAGAAAACAATTATCAACAGCCGGATCTTACCGCCAGTTGGCAGCAATTCCTGCAGCAGCCTGTGATGACTGTACCACCATTAAGGAAACGTACTTTCTCCCTGTATAAAATAGCGGCTGCTGCCATCTTTTTAATAGCAGCATTGGTTGCCGGGGTACTGCTCTTCCGCCATCCGGTAGCCAGATTACCTCAACAGGTAGTGGTACACACCGCTCACCAGATGGATACTACGGTCCTGCCGGATCAAACAACGGTGGTGTTGTGTCCACAAACCAGTATTTCCCATCCGCCCGTATTTAATAGCGCTGCCAGGGAAGTGACGATGAACGGAAAAGCATTCTTTGAGGTAACCAGCCAGGTACAGCACCCTTTTCGTATCAGCCTGGGAGATATCATTTTGGAAGTGATAGGTACTACCTTTGAGGTAAACAATACAGCCACAGACAGCCTTATTACGGTAAGCGTGGTTACAGGGGCTGTAAAACTGTACAGCAAAAAGGATACCTTGCTGGTACGCGCGGCTCAAACCGGTACTTATAATAAAATTCGTAAACAATTTGAAAGCATGGAGGGGGTTAACCTCAATGCACTGGCCTATGCTACCAGAAGCTTTGACTTTAACAACCTTACCCTGCAGGAAGTAGCCGGATACCTCGAAAGTGCTTACCAGGTAAAGATTCACTTTCAACAGGCGGCTACAGGGCAATGTCGGTTGAGTGCGGCCTTTGATCAGCAATCGCTTACCTATATTCTAGATATTATTGCGGCAACCATGGGAATAACTTATACAATAGCGGGCAATCAGGTAGATATTTCAGGAAATGGGTGTAATTAA
- a CDS encoding Nif3-like dinuclear metal center hexameric protein — protein MKIKDVIAVLEGFAPLQYQESYDNAGLLFGDASREVTNVLLTLDATEAVMDEAIAKNCNLVIAHHPIVFGGLKKITGRNYVERVAIKAIKHDIAVYAAHTNLDNVRYGVSERMAARIGLQDCRVLDPKHGILRKLYTFVPWKDVEMVRAALFEAGAGHIGNYSECSFTGEGTGTFKGNEQSDPYVGKPGERHFEPETKLEVIFPVYLEQQIVKAMLASHPYEEVAYDVISLENAYQQVGSGLVGVLPEPLPELDFLRMVKTRFNTGCVRYTPLRGKPVHQVAVCGGAGSFLLKKAIAAGADAYISADFKYHEFFDAENQLVIADVGHFESEQFTVELFYHILTEKFRNFAPLKSTIRTNPVNYL, from the coding sequence ATGAAAATAAAGGACGTGATAGCGGTACTGGAAGGGTTTGCGCCATTGCAGTATCAGGAAAGCTATGATAACGCAGGACTTTTGTTTGGGGATGCCAGCCGGGAAGTCACTAATGTACTATTAACACTGGATGCAACGGAAGCGGTGATGGATGAAGCCATTGCCAAAAACTGCAACCTGGTCATTGCCCATCATCCTATTGTATTTGGCGGATTAAAGAAGATCACCGGCCGCAATTATGTGGAAAGGGTAGCTATAAAAGCCATTAAGCACGATATAGCGGTATATGCCGCCCATACAAACCTGGATAATGTACGTTACGGGGTAAGTGAACGGATGGCCGCCCGTATAGGATTACAGGACTGCCGGGTATTGGACCCCAAACATGGGATTTTAAGAAAGTTATACACATTTGTACCCTGGAAGGATGTGGAAATGGTGCGCGCGGCTTTATTTGAAGCCGGGGCTGGTCATATCGGAAACTACAGTGAGTGTAGTTTTACGGGAGAAGGCACGGGCACTTTTAAGGGAAATGAGCAGTCGGATCCTTATGTAGGTAAACCAGGGGAGCGGCATTTTGAGCCGGAAACGAAACTTGAAGTGATTTTTCCGGTATATTTGGAGCAGCAGATCGTGAAGGCCATGTTGGCCAGCCACCCATATGAAGAAGTGGCCTATGATGTGATCAGCCTGGAGAATGCATACCAGCAGGTAGGTTCCGGATTGGTAGGGGTACTACCGGAGCCGTTGCCCGAGCTGGATTTTTTACGCATGGTAAAAACGCGGTTCAATACCGGTTGTGTGCGGTATACCCCATTACGGGGGAAGCCGGTACACCAGGTGGCAGTTTGCGGAGGAGCAGGCAGCTTTCTGCTGAAGAAGGCAATTGCCGCGGGTGCAGACGCCTATATTTCCGCAGATTTTAAATACCATGAGTTTTTTGATGCTGAAAATCAATTAGTTATAGCGGACGTAGGACATTTTGAGAGCGAGCAGTTTACAGTAGAATTATTTTATCATATATTGACTGAAAAATTCCGTAATTTTGCGCCTCTTAAATCTACGATTCGTACAAACCCGGTAAATTACTTATAA
- a CDS encoding STN domain-containing protein codes for MQARLQQKLVLTPGTVSSAFLLTVLKQQAGLKLSYNPKQLPLSANVEIKSNALTVQEVLQVLQSADIHYRIIGGHVILQTKKAVVNVPPSKVITAPPAGDKTAELLHKKAGGPATSGRKTAVAGVQVKTAAAGMGRTSQDTLSVPGKPEKHTITAAGIILTSQDTLATSGKPVGDSTLEQGRSFYMYAIPSAYPRIAAPVHLLRAPVPAFAANTPVAFFSPQQKKNGTVFYVAAGIATDEIWRVSPVIQIGVPWLFAVGAWNTNFTQHSWSYGLGTSLRLSDQWKLGLTLTTGTMEKKYLDTLFIRSDFVVKGRLTRGGITLEKQLNEQCSIRFGPVMNILKTTYYLKGVAIPPPRTVAANSSPDKLYVPLKVPYTLSNTYSPSAVSNTKTWIGVQVSIFYRPDFFTRK; via the coding sequence GTGCAGGCCCGCCTTCAGCAAAAGTTAGTACTCACCCCGGGTACGGTATCTTCCGCTTTTTTATTAACCGTGCTAAAACAACAGGCCGGATTAAAACTGTCCTACAATCCCAAGCAGTTACCATTAAGCGCTAATGTAGAAATAAAGTCCAATGCCCTCACGGTGCAGGAAGTGCTGCAGGTATTGCAAAGTGCGGATATCCATTACCGTATTATAGGAGGGCATGTGATCCTGCAAACAAAAAAGGCAGTTGTTAATGTTCCCCCGTCTAAAGTTATTACCGCACCACCAGCCGGAGATAAAACAGCGGAGCTGTTGCATAAAAAGGCCGGAGGTCCCGCAACATCCGGGCGTAAGACAGCTGTAGCAGGTGTGCAGGTGAAAACTGCAGCTGCGGGCATGGGCCGGACCAGCCAGGATACGCTTTCGGTACCTGGTAAGCCTGAGAAGCATACGATTACAGCTGCAGGTATAATCCTGACCAGCCAGGATACCCTGGCCACTTCCGGTAAGCCGGTTGGAGATAGTACGTTAGAACAGGGGCGTAGTTTTTACATGTATGCTATTCCATCCGCTTATCCTCGTATAGCTGCTCCGGTACATTTATTGCGCGCACCTGTTCCCGCTTTTGCTGCAAATACCCCGGTCGCTTTCTTCTCTCCGCAACAGAAAAAAAACGGAACTGTTTTTTATGTAGCCGCAGGGATCGCTACGGATGAAATCTGGAGAGTAAGCCCGGTGATACAAATCGGTGTACCCTGGCTGTTTGCCGTAGGTGCCTGGAATACCAACTTTACACAGCATAGCTGGAGTTATGGCCTGGGTACTTCCCTGAGGTTGTCTGATCAATGGAAGCTTGGCCTGACCCTGACTACCGGAACCATGGAAAAAAAATATCTGGATACGCTATTTATCAGATCCGACTTTGTAGTAAAGGGGAGATTGACGAGAGGGGGGATTACACTGGAAAAACAATTGAATGAGCAATGTAGTATACGGTTTGGGCCGGTCATGAATATCCTGAAAACCACCTATTATCTGAAAGGCGTTGCGATCCCCCCGCCAAGAACAGTTGCTGCGAATAGCTCGCCGGATAAGCTGTATGTTCCGCTGAAAGTACCCTATACCTTATCCAATACCTATTCTCCCTCGGCAGTATCTAACACTAAAACCTGGATAGGTGTGCAGGTAAGTATCTTTTACCGCCCGGATTTTTTTACCCGCAAATAA
- a CDS encoding TonB-dependent receptor, with product MKGIFTLVACLFVITAAAQNTSIIRGVVKTADGIPAGFVSVGLKGTSKGAVTNNYGQFEIKKVAPGKYVLKASFTGLQTQETMVTIAANEILTLPDIVLKENETQLKEVMINGVNNKRLVNKESGYIARMPLKNLENPQVYTVIGKEIIKQQVITNIADAFNAGSSAAPASYPSGGIAIVSRGFLTEINARNGLPTTSGRSQPDIVNVERIEILKGPSGTLFGGSVSSFGGVVNLVTKKPVEGFLGEVSYNVGSFGLNRVTADINTPFNKEETALFRINASLHRENSFRNAGHNNSFVIAPSFSYKVNDRLTFFADIEIQRADQTRMTYTQNPGLLFKHVKEIPLGYDQTLFGNDIDAQTFSSKYFAEARYKISDNWTAVTNASFVSENVLSSYQSYTRWLNNNEVVRSVGLWGPIYNNYTTVQQNFNGSFKTGVLKHKILMGLDYSNYITTREGWSTTVIDTVNILKDYKLLKKAKVDAAFVNGSKDYSWKGKTNNSSYGAYVSDVVSLGDRLYAMLSLRFDRFEQSDKAAAPSSYNQNSLTPKLGLVYQPVKEQVSLFANYMSGFQNIAPIEQPDGRLFVVSPIYAKQWEAGIKTDAFQHKLITTLSYYSIAIDNAIRTDGERFTFQDGKQNSKGIELEVAAQLLEGLNLLGAYGYNENKYIRATSNEGKIAANAPNNLVNYWISYQFNRTGLKGLGIGAGGNYVDKIFATADNTFYVPAYHVLNATLFYETTQWRLGIKLNNLSNEKYWDSYGYAQKPRNVVCNLTFKF from the coding sequence ATGAAAGGAATTTTTACACTTGTAGCGTGTCTGTTTGTGATCACAGCAGCTGCGCAAAATACATCCATCATCAGAGGTGTTGTAAAAACAGCTGATGGGATCCCTGCCGGATTTGTAAGTGTTGGTCTGAAAGGTACCTCCAAAGGAGCGGTAACCAATAATTATGGCCAGTTTGAAATAAAGAAAGTAGCCCCGGGGAAATATGTTTTGAAAGCATCTTTCACCGGTTTACAAACGCAGGAAACAATGGTTACGATAGCAGCAAATGAAATCCTGACGCTACCGGATATTGTATTGAAAGAGAATGAAACGCAGTTAAAAGAAGTAATGATCAACGGGGTAAATAACAAACGTCTCGTTAATAAAGAAAGCGGATATATTGCCCGTATGCCATTGAAAAACCTGGAAAACCCCCAGGTATATACCGTGATTGGAAAAGAGATTATAAAACAGCAGGTGATTACAAATATTGCTGATGCATTTAATGCCGGATCAAGTGCTGCTCCAGCCAGTTACCCAAGTGGGGGTATTGCTATTGTTTCACGGGGATTTCTTACTGAAATTAATGCCCGCAACGGGTTACCCACTACTTCCGGAAGAAGTCAGCCAGATATTGTAAATGTAGAAAGAATAGAGATACTAAAAGGACCATCAGGTACTTTGTTTGGGGGGTCCGTTTCATCTTTCGGAGGTGTGGTAAATCTCGTCACCAAAAAACCGGTGGAAGGTTTTCTTGGTGAAGTGAGCTATAATGTAGGCAGCTTTGGTTTAAACAGGGTGACTGCAGATATCAATACTCCTTTTAACAAAGAAGAAACAGCTTTGTTCCGGATCAATGCTTCTCTGCATCGGGAAAATAGTTTTAGAAATGCTGGGCACAACAATTCATTTGTAATAGCACCCAGCTTTTCCTATAAAGTGAATGACCGCCTCACTTTCTTTGCTGATATTGAAATACAGCGTGCAGATCAAACACGTATGACTTATACACAAAACCCTGGTTTACTCTTTAAGCATGTGAAAGAAATTCCATTGGGTTATGATCAGACACTTTTTGGCAACGATATAGATGCACAAACCTTTTCCAGCAAATACTTTGCAGAAGCGCGATATAAGATCTCTGACAACTGGACGGCTGTAACCAATGCCTCTTTTGTTAGTGAAAATGTACTCAGCAGTTATCAGTCCTACACCCGGTGGTTAAATAATAATGAGGTGGTAAGATCTGTGGGTTTATGGGGACCTATTTATAACAATTATACTACGGTACAGCAGAATTTCAACGGGAGCTTTAAAACGGGCGTGTTAAAGCATAAAATACTGATGGGACTGGATTATAGTAATTATATCACTACCAGAGAAGGATGGTCCACAACTGTCATAGATACTGTTAATATCTTAAAAGACTACAAACTGTTAAAAAAGGCGAAAGTGGATGCCGCATTTGTGAATGGCTCCAAAGATTATAGCTGGAAAGGTAAAACCAACAATAGCAGTTATGGTGCATATGTATCTGATGTAGTAAGTCTGGGAGACAGATTATACGCTATGCTGAGCCTTCGGTTTGATCGCTTTGAGCAATCAGACAAGGCTGCTGCCCCTTCCTCGTATAATCAAAATTCGCTGACCCCAAAATTGGGGCTGGTGTATCAACCTGTAAAGGAACAGGTATCGTTGTTTGCTAATTATATGTCCGGATTTCAAAATATAGCGCCGATAGAGCAGCCCGATGGCAGGTTATTCGTGGTATCACCGATATATGCCAAACAATGGGAGGCAGGTATAAAAACAGACGCTTTCCAACATAAATTGATTACAACATTAAGCTATTATAGCATTGCTATTGATAACGCCATCCGCACGGATGGAGAACGTTTTACCTTCCAGGATGGTAAACAAAACAGCAAAGGGATAGAATTGGAAGTAGCAGCACAGCTATTGGAGGGCTTAAACTTACTTGGGGCTTATGGTTATAACGAGAATAAATATATACGAGCTACCTCCAATGAAGGAAAAATAGCTGCCAATGCGCCCAATAACCTGGTAAATTACTGGATCAGTTATCAGTTTAACCGTACCGGATTAAAAGGTTTGGGCATAGGCGCAGGAGGAAACTATGTAGATAAGATATTTGCTACTGCTGATAATACCTTTTATGTTCCGGCCTACCATGTTTTAAATGCTACCCTGTTTTATGAAACTACACAGTGGAGGCTGGGAATTAAGCTAAATAACCTCAGTAATGAAAAGTATTGGGATAGTTATGGATATGCTCAGAAACCAAGGAATGTAGTCTGTAATCTGACATTTAAATTTTAA